In the Thunnus thynnus chromosome 24, fThuThy2.1, whole genome shotgun sequence genome, ACACGTGCGCACCACCCAATTTTGTTATGACCACCgtgtgtatgttagtgaatcagaatcataAAATGACAGGCTTGTGCCACTATCGGTAATTAGCATACTACCATGCCCCCATTTCTCTATATATGGAAAGCTATGTTGGAGtggtgcagcagtggagagagctgtcactcattGCAAATAGAGCcatgatggtaaaaatgtagaaaaactttaCTGCTAGTGAAATGCAAATAATAGTTTCAGAAATAGAAGCAAGAAAAGGCAAatttggctggtaaacatgtcattggCACAACCGTTAAGATCCTGATTGTGAATCCTGTATACAGCCTGCATACCTGTTGCACCATCACAGTACACAGTACGTCAAAAAGTTGGTAAATGTATAGATCTGTGGAattgatctaaataaatctctactgctGCGCCAGGTgcacatcttgttttgtctctgtccaCAACAGGCCATGATGTAACAACAGCAGagcccccccacacacacacacccaaatctGATGCTGTCATATTCCAATATGGAAACTTCAATACATGAGCTGTTGTCCTCTAAAAGTGAGAACAGGAcaatttaatatattaataatttgatTACATTTATAATGACCATTTATAGATTACGATGTCTTAactattaattttataattagtaaataaatagtgtattattagcaatttaacacatttaattgttgtatatttaggccccatcattttttaaataattgtggttctaatatattgtttatattgaataaatattgacttaTAATTTAAAGACTGTGGGACATTTATGATTTGTGCGTACACATGGTCTAAGGCAGTTCTAAATTTAAAAGAGAGAAGTAACAGGAGCGCTGCTGGTGTCCCTCAAACCACCAGTACTTATGGAAGGGAATAATATTCAAGAAGAGCGGAagaattatgaccaaaaaaatggcataaaaaatCCAAGTCCTCCACACCCTGAAGAAGTCACAAGCTGACATGTGTTGGTGTGGTTTTTAATAACTCTAGCCCACCGAAATAAAGGCTAAAACCTACCTCCAGTGCCTGGACTTGGattttttatgccatttttttggtcataattctTCCGCAGTTCACAAATTTGTTCAcagagtaagaacaaattcagaTAAGAATATATGATGAATCCCAgatttttgcttgaaatgttTGTACACACGGTTTCAGCACACGTAAAGTGTGCATGCACACTGTTTTTGAATGTGGCCCATTTTGAGCTCATCATGATTCCTCCACAGAGTGGGCCAGGAGAGCTCTGAGGTTCCCGGTGGTCAGTCtgcccagcagcatcaaacacagttggactccatatttatggtctgtacatgtacaacaacTACTTTTACATCTATTCTGTTCACAATCCTCTCCATTCTGCACTTTGTAGACCAGTTGATTGTCGGTCTGTCCAACATGGatctgatgtttgcttcatGATTTTAGTTTCATTGTGCCATTCATATagtattctgttccagctgctggaggagaacatcgtcacttttgtgaagaacgagctgaagaagatgcagaaggtTCTAACTtcagattacccagaatgcttagagagtcagagagaggatgaagaggtgttggatggtgaggaggaggagcagaggaggagcagcagagaggcatttctgaagatcaccctgcacttcctgaggagaatgaagcaggaggagctggctgaccgtCTGCAGAACAGTAAGACGATTTCTATAAAGATTTAACATGCTTGGtaaatgagacatttactgaagtctcaagagatggaggaaaatatGTTCATATATACATTCTTTAGGAGAATCAGATTTTCTTCactaattaataaattatcttaTATCTTGTGTGTTCATTCAGGAAGTCCTGCAGGTTGTCAGTCtaaactcaagtctaacctgaagaagaagttccagtgtgtgtttgaggggattgctaaagcaggaaacccaacccttctgaatcagatctacacagagctctacatcacagagggagggactgcagaggtcaatgatgaacatgaggtcagacagattgaaacaacATCCAGAAAACCAGCCAGACCAGAAACAACCATTagacaagaagacatctttaaagcctcacctggaagagatggaccaatcagaacagtgatgacaaagggagtggctggcattgggaaaacattcttaacacagaagttcactctggactgggctgaagacaaagccaaccaggacatacacttcacatttccatttactttcagagagctgaatgtgctgaaagagaaaaagtacagcttggtggaacttgtccatcacttctttactgaaaccaaagaagcaggaatctgcaggtttgaagagttccaggttgtgtttatctttgacggtctggatgagtgtcgacttcctctggacttccacaacaatgagatcctgactgatgtttcagagtccacctcagtggatgtgctgctgacaaacctcatcagggggaaactgcttccctctgctcacctctggataaccacacgacctgcagcagccaatcagatccctcctgagtgCGTTagcatggtgacagaggtcagagggttcactgacccacagaaggaggagtacttcaggaagagattcagtgATAAGAAGCAGGCCAGCacaatcatctcccacatcaagacatcacgaagcctccacatcatgtgccacatgccagtcttctgctggatcactgctacagttctggaggatgtgttgaaaagcagagaggaaagagagctGCCCAcgaccctgactgagatgtacatccacttcctggtgcttcagtccaaactgaagaatgtcaagtatgatggaggagctgagacagatccacactggaatccagagagcaggaagatgattgagtctctgggaaaactggcttttgagcatctgcagaaaggcaacctgatcttctatgaatcagacctgacagagtgtggcatcaatatcagagcagcctcagtgtactcaggagtgttcacacaggtttttaaagaggagagagggctgtaccaggacaaggtgttctgTTTTGTccatctgagtgttcaggagtttctggctgctcttcatgtccatctgacattcattAACTCTGGAGTCAGTCCGCTggcagaagaacaaacaacatccaaAAAGTCTGAGACTAAACTAAAATCTGCAGAGACACATCTCTACCAGAGTTCTGTGGATGAGGCCTTacagagtccaaatggacatctggacttgttcctccgcttcctcctcggtctttcactgcagactAATCAGACTCTCCTAAAAGGcctgctgacacagacaggaagttgcTCGCTGGCCAATGAGGAAACAGTCgagtacatcaagaagaagatcagtgagAATCTCTCTGCggagagaagcatcaatctgttccactgtctgaatgaactgaaggatCCTTCTCTAATGGAAGAGATCCAACAGTACTTGAgatcaggaagtctctccacagatgAACTGTCTCCTggtcagtggtcagctctggtcttcatcttgctgtcatcagaaaaagatttGGACATGTTTGACCTGaggaaatactctgcttcagaggaggctcttctgaggctgctgccagtggtcaaagcctccaataaagctctgtaagtacACAGATAGTTggatttttcattattatttaaatgctCTGCTATCTTTTTAACAGGGCAGAAAAATGAATAACCCCTTACTTGGTTTTCTTCTTTATATTTCCTCTTCAGACTGAAtggctgtaacctctcagagaaaagctgtgcagctctgtcttcagttctcagctcccagtcctctagtctgagagagctggatatgagtaacaacaacctgcaggattcaggagtgaagctgctgtctgctggactggagagccCACACTGCACACTGGAAACACTCAGGTCAGAATTCATCAACCTGGTcaacagatgaacatttaaaatctgaatgaTATTAGAGGCAGGTTTGTCTTTGCTAATATGATTCGTCAAACCAGTTTTTACTTAACTTCAGCAGTAGAGAATTACTTTCCCTTCAGATTTTTTATAAGGACCCAAGCATGAAAGTACCAGGGGCCCAACGGTACCTGGCACCTCTTAGATCCATACCCTAAGGAAAAGTGAAGCCATTTGCAGGCATTGTACTTTGACAAACTCCTCCTGGAATTTCACTTAAGCAACTTCATATTAGGCAGCTCACATCCTTTGCAATGCTAAATTgggaagcttttgagttttcgtGGAACACCCTTGGTGTGGTGTGCCAGTccattttgcacaaaacataaaacaggcagttgttgtaactcaactttacattgtccaatctgtcCCAAATATCACATGCTTGATAAGAGCCCAggtctgaacacatctacatgtaaATATTGAGTCATaatcatagcgccacctactgataACAGGAAACATCccatttacatgaaatttacatggtgtggtccacacatgatatacagcaacttTACATATAATTAGTGGATGTTCTCTAGTGCAACAtaaggaaacaggaagtgatatttaactccttcatgCAACATCAAATATTCATGCAAATGCATATGCATGTCAGGTGACCTCCACTAAACATAGCGTTACCATGATTGCCGCTccatcactgcttgcagctttaattgttttcttttgtttttgtttttgttcttgaaTCTTTAAATACCACGGATGATTTTACAGATTTCTTCGAAATGTGTCTGAAAACCATTGGACTTGGACAGCCAAGTATTTACAGGGGGTTCCTTGAGCACCAGTTGCAGACTAAAGAGCAGACTAGTGGCCTCTATTTAGTGGATACTTTGCTTAACTACTGTGAAGTTACATGTTATGGCAGGAGGCGCCTTGATTTTGTGTAGTTTAACTTCAACATACTAGACCTGAAAAATGCACACGGCACTCTGCTAAAAGTACATCTGTATTCTTCCTTTTGGCAAAAGCTTCACTCTTCATAAAcgcatttgaatgtttttaacatttagatCACAATGACGAGGTCAAAACTTGCTGCTGAATCATCCCTCTGGCTGGATGCTCAACTCTCTGGAGCTCCCTTATTCAGTTCGTCTTTTGGTTAGTTAGTTTAgagacagtttgttgttgtatctGACAGCACACAACAGTACTCATAGACTGTCTGacgtgtgttgttttgtgtttttgcagcctgtcaggatgtctgatcacagaggaaggctgtgcttctctggcctcagctctgagctccaacccctcccatctgagagagcttgacctGAGCTGCAATCATCCAGGAGCAtcaggagagaagctgctgtctgctggagttgaggatccacactggagtctggacactctcaggtatggagaGACAATGTCtgatagaggaggaagagctggaaacattttctctgtttctctgtttttgttatttctaactgaagtttcctgtaaatgttgaaagttAAACCTGATTAGATTCAATCTGGGTTTCAGAAAGATTGGGATACTGGATTCAGATTAGATAAAAGTCTATCAAAGCCCAACCCCACATTTGAACAGAATAATAATACAGTAGACTTTAGCAATGTAatgtccatgtttgcatgctgaaagagaacgtgctgctctgacccccctcctcctttcaggctgcagcctgctggagtccaatggttgacaccaggtctgagaaagtgtaagtgtgtttttcatttgattcatgaaaacaaagcaaacttcaaactgtgacatcactcattcacatcctactgaggatgaagatgatgtcatcatcaaacagatgatagatcaataactgcagctgtattgtgtctcgttctctccatcagatttctgtgacctcacactggatccaaacacagtaaacagaaaactcaaactgtctgacaacaacaggaaggtgacataTGTGAGGGATgatcagtcatatcctgatcatccagacagatttgatgactggcctcagctgctgtgtagagatgatctgactggtcgctgttactgggaggtcgagtggGAAGGAAAGGTAGATatatcagtgagttacagaggaatcagcaggagaggagacagTTACGACTGCAGGTTTGGAAggaatgatcagtcctggagtctggAGTGCTCTGGTGATGATTACTGTGCCTGGCACAATAACAGAGGAAAAGTCATCCTTcactccttctcctcctctgtctctaacagagtagcagtgtatgtggactgtcctgctggcactttgtccttctacagagtctcctctgacacactgatccacctccacaccttcaacactaCATTCACTGACCTTCTGTATCCTGGTTTTGGGTTCTGGTCAAGTTGGTCTggttcagtgtttctgtgttccCTGTAGGAGGGAGAGTCTTTTCCtgttagagaaactttctcatGTTATTTAGTACCAACCTGATCTCTCACTGCTTGTAAATGCAGTGTCTAAACCCAGCATGGTTTCCACATGATTGACAATTGGTCAgtcacatatataca is a window encoding:
- the LOC137177004 gene encoding NLR family CARD domain-containing protein 3-like isoform X2, whose product is MDQCEDREEGVPPSKSSLCGEHDSQTKAQRRRRTTTTTTTRRQHRPDSAGPEPEPEPGPEPSCVSFKSDWSKEDVTNFKQRQSFDQKIHQRPDSARPEPGPGPSCVSFKSDWSKEDVTNFKQRQSFDQIVGQESSEVPGGQSAQQHQTQLDSIFMLLEENIVTFVKNELKKMQKVLTSDYPECLESQREDEEVLDGEEEEQRRSSREAFLKITLHFLRRMKQEELADRLQNRSPAGCQSKLKSNLKKKFQCVFEGIAKAGNPTLLNQIYTELYITEGGTAEVNDEHEVRQIETTSRKPARPETTIRQEDIFKASPGRDGPIRTVMTKGVAGIGKTFLTQKFTLDWAEDKANQDIHFTFPFTFRELNVLKEKKYSLVELVHHFFTETKEAGICRFEEFQVVFIFDGLDECRLPLDFHNNEILTDVSESTSVDVLLTNLIRGKLLPSAHLWITTRPAAANQIPPECVSMVTEVRGFTDPQKEEYFRKRFSDKKQASTIISHIKTSRSLHIMCHMPVFCWITATVLEDVLKSREERELPTTLTEMYIHFLVLQSKLKNVKYDGGAETDPHWNPESRKMIESLGKLAFEHLQKGNLIFYESDLTECGINIRAASVYSGVFTQVFKEERGLYQDKVFCFVHLSVQEFLAALHVHLTFINSGVSPLAEEQTTSKKSETKLKSAETHLYQSSVDEALQSPNGHLDLFLRFLLGLSLQTNQTLLKGLLTQTGSCSLANEETVEYIKKKISENLSAERSINLFHCLNELKDPSLMEEIQQYLRSGSLSTDELSPGQWSALVFILLSSEKDLDMFDLRKYSASEEALLRLLPVVKASNKALLNGCNLSEKSCAALSSVLSSQSSSLRELDMSNNNLQDSGVKLLSAGLESPHCTLETLSLSGCLITEEGCASLASALSSNPSHLRELDLSCNHPGASGEKLLSAGVEDPHWSLDTLRLQPAGVQWLTPGLRKYFCDLTLDPNTVNRKLKLSDNNRKVTYVRDDQSYPDHPDRFDDWPQLLCRDDLTGRCYWEVEWEGKVDISVSYRGISRRGDSYDCRFGRNDQSWSLECSGDDYCAWHNNRGKVILHSFSSSVSNRVAVYVDCPAGTLSFYRVSSDTLIHLHTFNTTFTDLLYPGFGFWSSWSGSVFLCSL
- the LOC137177004 gene encoding NLR family CARD domain-containing protein 3-like isoform X1 codes for the protein MDQCEDREEGVPPSKSSLCGEHDSQTKAQRRRRTTTTTTTRRQHRPDSAGPEPEPEPGPEPSCVSFKSDWSKEDVTNFKQRQSFDQKIHQRPDSAGPGPSCVSLHSNWSKEDVTNFKQSSDQKIHQRPDSARPEPGPGPSCVSFKSDWSKEDVTNFKQRQSFDQIVGQESSEVPGGQSAQQHQTQLDSIFMLLEENIVTFVKNELKKMQKVLTSDYPECLESQREDEEVLDGEEEEQRRSSREAFLKITLHFLRRMKQEELADRLQNRSPAGCQSKLKSNLKKKFQCVFEGIAKAGNPTLLNQIYTELYITEGGTAEVNDEHEVRQIETTSRKPARPETTIRQEDIFKASPGRDGPIRTVMTKGVAGIGKTFLTQKFTLDWAEDKANQDIHFTFPFTFRELNVLKEKKYSLVELVHHFFTETKEAGICRFEEFQVVFIFDGLDECRLPLDFHNNEILTDVSESTSVDVLLTNLIRGKLLPSAHLWITTRPAAANQIPPECVSMVTEVRGFTDPQKEEYFRKRFSDKKQASTIISHIKTSRSLHIMCHMPVFCWITATVLEDVLKSREERELPTTLTEMYIHFLVLQSKLKNVKYDGGAETDPHWNPESRKMIESLGKLAFEHLQKGNLIFYESDLTECGINIRAASVYSGVFTQVFKEERGLYQDKVFCFVHLSVQEFLAALHVHLTFINSGVSPLAEEQTTSKKSETKLKSAETHLYQSSVDEALQSPNGHLDLFLRFLLGLSLQTNQTLLKGLLTQTGSCSLANEETVEYIKKKISENLSAERSINLFHCLNELKDPSLMEEIQQYLRSGSLSTDELSPGQWSALVFILLSSEKDLDMFDLRKYSASEEALLRLLPVVKASNKALLNGCNLSEKSCAALSSVLSSQSSSLRELDMSNNNLQDSGVKLLSAGLESPHCTLETLSLSGCLITEEGCASLASALSSNPSHLRELDLSCNHPGASGEKLLSAGVEDPHWSLDTLRLQPAGVQWLTPGLRKYFCDLTLDPNTVNRKLKLSDNNRKVTYVRDDQSYPDHPDRFDDWPQLLCRDDLTGRCYWEVEWEGKVDISVSYRGISRRGDSYDCRFGRNDQSWSLECSGDDYCAWHNNRGKVILHSFSSSVSNRVAVYVDCPAGTLSFYRVSSDTLIHLHTFNTTFTDLLYPGFGFWSSWSGSVFLCSL